TGCGTTTAAAATTATCTTATCTCCGTTTTGCAGATACCAACATCTAAACTTTGAAGAAATGATCCTTCGTGACATGAAGGAAGCTTATCTTGCCTTCAATGAACTGCTCAAACAAATCTTTCCGAAAGCAGAAGTCTCAAATTTTTTCGAACAATCTTCTTTGGATTTTGAACATCCTAATGGGATCCCGGAGTTTTTTCTTCACAAACAGTTTCATGAGCCTGTAGATAAAACCAGAAAGTCTTTATTTAATCATGAAATTCTATTTTTAGGTGCTGAAACGATATTCCATATCTTGCGAATGTTATACTATAACGAACCTTTTACGAAAAGACATTTGGCTGTTTTTTTGGTAGATCGTAAAGGAAGAATGGATTTAGAACCTCGGCAATTTTTTTTAACGAATGGTCAATCGTTGGCATTCATTCCGGCAAACTTAGACAAACGATATAAAATTGCTTCGTTCCAAACAGTATATGAAGAAGTAAAACCAATGGATGTTTTATCCTTAGGTTACTTTAATATTTATGAACAATATTCTATCACTCTTTACGAAAAACTCCCCGCATCCAGAAAAGAATTTAGTTGTATTGATTGTATGGAATGTAACAACTACTGTCCGACCCATGCAAACCCTGTGCAACTCATCAAAGGGAGAGTAGAAGAATTCGAAAAAAGTCAGTGCATATCTTGCGGGATT
This genomic stretch from Leptospira meyeri harbors:
- a CDS encoding ATP-binding protein, producing the protein MLAHNGKKVLAPVNGVASLTPDQKHFQIKQDGSWSTTSPYHFRQYDFPSLLESFDLGALYSLDLIETPLKDYFQKFNKNSAFKIILSPFCRYQHLNFEEMILRDMKEAYLAFNELLKQIFPKAEVSNFFEQSSLDFEHPNGIPEFFLHKQFHEPVDKTRKSLFNHEILFLGAETIFHILRMLYYNEPFTKRHLAVFLVDRKGRMDLEPRQFFLTNGQSLAFIPANLDKRYKIASFQTVYEEVKPMDVLSLGYFNIYEQYSITLYEKLPASRKEFSCIDCMECNNYCPTHANPVQLIKGRVEEFEKSQCISCGICTVYCPSGIDIRKRIEGVLV